Proteins found in one Zea mays cultivar B73 chromosome 1, Zm-B73-REFERENCE-NAM-5.0, whole genome shotgun sequence genomic segment:
- the LOC103644561 gene encoding receptor-like protein 3, whose product MTDYVQTINRLWICTQDGLEEEEIIWSYLVICNGDRTVIDISLAAMGLEGHISPSLGNLNGLLKLNLSGNLLSGGLPSKLLLSSSITVLDVSFNKLSGEFHELQSTPNSTMKVMNISSNFLTGYFPSTTLEGMKNLAALNMSNNSFAGEIPSTICVDKPFFVVLDLSYNQFIGRIPSELGNCSGLKVLKAGQNQLNGTLPSEIFNVTSLEHLSFPNNHLQGTLDPECIGKLRNLVILDLGWNGLNGKIPNSIGQLKRLEELHLDNNNMSGELPPALSSCSNLTTIILKDNNFQGV is encoded by the exons ATGACCGATTATGTTCAAACAATCAATCGCCTGTGGATCTGTACGCAAGATGGTCTGGAGGAGGAAGAGATAATCTGGAGT TATCTTGTCATTTGCAATGGAGATAGAACTGTCATAGACATCTCACTGGCTGCTATGGGCCTTGAGGGGCACATATCACCCTCACTTGGCAATCTCAACGGCCTGTTGAAGCTCAACCTATCTGGCAACTTGCTCTCCGGTGGACTCCCATCGAAATTGTTGCTCTCCAGCAGCATTACTGTCCTCGATGTCAGCTTCAACAAGCTCAGTGGAGAATTCCATGAGCTGCAATCCACGCCTAACAGCACGATGAAGGTAATGAACATCTCGAGTAACTTCCTCACAGGATATTTTCCATCCACCACATTGGAGGGCATGAAGAATCTGGCTGCTCTCAATATGAGCAATAATAGCTTTGCTGGGGAAATTCCGAGCACAATTTGTGTTGACAAACCATTCTTTGTTGTCCTTGACCTTAGCTACAACCAGTTCATTGGTAGAATACCCTCAGAGCTTGGTAATTGCTCTGGTTTGAAAGTGCTTAAGGCTGGCCAGAACCAACTCAATGGGACCCTTCCATCTGAGATCTTCAACGTTACCTCACTAGAGCACCTCTCTTTCCCTAACAACCATTTGCAAGGAACACTTGATCCTGAGTGTATAGGAAAACTCAGAAATTTGGTCATCCTTGATCTTGGGTGGAATGGACTAAATGGCAAGATCCCGAATTCTATTGGGCAGCTCAAGAGGCTGGAGGAGCTTCACTTAGACAATAACAACATGTCTGGAGAGCTGCCACCAGCCCTTAGCAGttgctcaaatctcacaaccatcATCCTTAAAGACAACAACTTCCAAGGAGTCTAA
- the LOC103644562 gene encoding clathrin heavy chain 1-like, with the protein MEGGCPRNMIREATTFLLDVLKPNLPEHAFIQTKVLEINLVTYPKVVDAILANGMFSHYDRPRIAQLCEKAGLYLRALQHYSELPDIKRAIVNTHVIEPQVCRLQLFSDIFFYVLPINNFLGQTLVEFFGTLSREWALECMKDLLLVNLRGNLQIVVQAAKEYSEQLGVDACIKLFEQFKSYEGL; encoded by the exons ATGGAGGGAGGCTGCCCA AGAAATATGATACGGGAGGCAACAACGTTTCTGTTGGATGTTCTGAAACCAAACTTGCCAGAGCATGCTTTTATTCAAACCAAG GTTTTGGAGATAAACTTAGTGACTTACCCGAAAGTTGTTGATGCCATTCTTGCTAATGGTATGTTCAGTCATTATGATCGCCCTCGTATTGCTCAGCTGTGTGAAAAGGCTGGGTTGTACTTGCGAGCCCTCCAG CATTACTCAGAGTTGCCTGATATCAAGCGTGCCATTGTAAATACCCATGTCATTGAACCACAGGTTTGTCGACTTCAGTTATTTTCAGATATCTTTTTTTATGTTTTGCCCATTAACAACTTCCTTGGACAGACACTTGTTGAGTTCTTTGGCACATTGTCAAGAGAGTGGGCTTTGGAATGCATGAAAGACCTTCTACTGGTTAATCTGAGGGGAAATCTTCAGATTGTTGTGCAG GCCGCGAAAGAATACTCTGAGCAGCTAGGGGTTGATGCTTGCATCAAATTATTTGAGCAATTCAAATCTTATGAGGGCCTTTAA